The proteins below come from a single Parachlamydiales bacterium genomic window:
- a CDS encoding transposase, whose protein sequence is MSEANERMEGCYPKKEPQSGDTTHTMSSHRVHFFYVIWSTKGRSKSILPKVRDQLYPYLNGIIKKCNGSILVIGGMLDHVHLLLEISNLDNYTATIRNAKAGSSGWLKGEFPEYNTFLTLHDAKYDEKYLFE, encoded by the coding sequence ATGAGCGAAGCGAATGAACGCATGGAGGGATGTTACCCAAAAAAAGAGCCACAAAGTGGCGACACAACACATACTATGTCATCGCATCGAGTTCATTTTTTTTATGTCATTTGGTCTACAAAAGGAAGATCAAAAAGTATCTTACCTAAAGTCAGGGATCAGCTTTACCCTTATTTAAATGGAATAATCAAAAAATGTAACGGTAGTATATTAGTAATCGGTGGAATGCTGGATCATGTGCATCTTCTTCTTGAAATTTCTAATTTAGATAACTATACAGCTACAATTAGAAATGCTAAGGCCGGCTCTTCAGGCTGGCTTAAAGGTGAATTCCCAGAATATAATACCTTTCTTACTTTGCATGACGCTAAATACGATGAAAAATATCTATTTGAGTGA